A genomic region of Microlunatus sagamiharensis contains the following coding sequences:
- a CDS encoding ABC transporter ATP-binding protein produces the protein MPEADDAPASEVVVALEGISKTYATGAAEVHALRDVTLRIGRGEYVAVIGPSGSGKSTLMNILGCLDVATSGRYELDGVDVEDLSEAELAAVRNTRIGFVFQQFNLLPTLSAWRNVELPLVYAGVARAERRERAHAALDRVGLAERVDHRPSELSGGQQQRVAVARALVTDPALILADEPTGNLDTRSSEDVMGLLEELHTSGRTIVLITHDLDVAAAARRSLTVRDGVLLDAAPVPAASGT, from the coding sequence CTGCCCGAGGCCGACGACGCCCCCGCGAGCGAGGTCGTCGTCGCGCTCGAGGGCATCAGCAAGACGTACGCGACCGGCGCCGCCGAGGTGCACGCCCTGCGCGACGTGACCCTGCGCATCGGGCGCGGCGAGTACGTGGCGGTGATCGGGCCCTCGGGCTCCGGCAAGTCGACCCTGATGAACATCCTGGGCTGCCTGGACGTGGCGACCTCGGGTCGCTACGAGCTCGACGGCGTGGACGTCGAGGACCTGTCCGAGGCCGAGCTGGCCGCCGTCCGGAACACCCGGATCGGCTTCGTCTTCCAGCAGTTCAACCTGCTGCCGACGCTGTCGGCCTGGCGGAACGTCGAGCTGCCCCTGGTGTACGCCGGCGTCGCCCGGGCCGAGCGCCGCGAGCGCGCCCACGCCGCGCTCGACCGGGTGGGGCTCGCGGAGCGCGTGGACCACCGCCCGAGCGAGCTCTCCGGCGGCCAGCAGCAGCGCGTCGCCGTGGCCCGCGCGCTGGTCACCGACCCCGCCCTGATCCTGGCCGACGAGCCCACCGGCAACCTCGACACGCGCTCCAGCGAGGACGTCATGGGCCTGCTCGAGGAGCTCCACACCTCCGGCCGCACGATCGTGCTGATCACCCACGACCTCGACGTCGCGGCCGCGGCGCGGCGCTCGCTGACGGTGCGCGACGGCGTCCTGCTCGACGCCGCCCCGGTGCCCGCGGCGAGCGGCACGTGA
- a CDS encoding efflux RND transporter periplasmic adaptor subunit, with protein MPRRRTTSARPRRRRLWLVLAAAVVLLGGGGALAWSMTRGASTPTATERTVTVSRQTVKETVGATGTVEPARRADLAFGAGGTVTSVKVAVGDHVAKGDVLATLDDDDLQADLDAARADLGSAQDALTTAQDDTSSTTAELDAAKAEVAVDENAVSSAEDAVDAAKLRATFAGTVAEVDVAKGDTVGSSGSSGSSGTGAGGSGSSGSGASGTAVTVISTDRYTVDASVGSADLAKVTKGLQAQVTVDGSTTPVFGTVASVAVMASSGTSGTSGSTGSGAGSGTGEGGTSASSATFPVTIDVTGTRKDLYAGATATVSIIVSQRDDVLTVPTLAVSTADGQTVVTKLVGSQRVATPVTLGTSYGATTEVTKGLADGDQVVVTVPGRVAGSNPSGRAGSGGGSGGGGYGGGGFGGGGFGGGGFGGGGAGTSGRTGGTGAGTDGGTR; from the coding sequence GTGCCCCGACGCCGAACGACGAGCGCCCGACCCCGCCGGCGTCGGCTCTGGCTGGTCCTGGCGGCCGCGGTCGTCCTGCTCGGCGGCGGGGGCGCGCTGGCCTGGAGCATGACCCGCGGCGCCTCGACCCCGACGGCGACCGAGCGGACCGTCACGGTGAGCAGGCAGACGGTGAAGGAGACGGTCGGCGCCACCGGCACCGTCGAGCCGGCCCGCCGCGCCGACCTCGCCTTCGGCGCCGGCGGCACGGTGACCTCGGTGAAGGTCGCGGTCGGCGACCACGTCGCGAAGGGCGACGTGCTCGCCACCCTCGACGACGACGACCTGCAGGCCGACCTCGACGCCGCCCGCGCCGATCTGGGGTCCGCGCAGGACGCCCTCACGACGGCGCAGGACGACACGAGCTCCACGACCGCGGAGCTGGACGCCGCCAAGGCCGAGGTCGCCGTCGACGAGAACGCGGTCTCCAGCGCCGAGGACGCCGTCGACGCGGCGAAGCTCAGGGCGACGTTCGCGGGCACGGTCGCGGAGGTCGACGTCGCGAAGGGCGACACCGTCGGGTCCTCGGGCTCGTCGGGGTCGTCCGGGACCGGTGCCGGCGGCAGCGGGTCGTCCGGCAGCGGCGCGTCGGGCACCGCCGTCACCGTCATCTCGACCGACCGCTACACCGTCGACGCGAGCGTCGGCAGCGCGGACCTGGCCAAGGTCACGAAGGGCCTGCAGGCCCAGGTCACGGTCGACGGGTCCACGACGCCCGTCTTCGGCACGGTCGCCTCGGTGGCCGTGATGGCCTCGTCCGGCACGAGCGGGACCTCGGGCTCGACCGGGTCGGGTGCTGGGTCGGGCACCGGAGAGGGCGGCACCTCGGCCAGCAGTGCGACCTTCCCGGTGACGATCGACGTCACCGGCACGCGCAAGGACCTCTACGCCGGCGCGACCGCGACGGTCTCGATCATCGTCAGCCAGCGCGACGACGTCCTCACCGTGCCGACCCTCGCGGTCTCCACGGCCGACGGCCAGACGGTCGTCACCAAGCTCGTCGGCAGCCAGAGGGTGGCGACGCCCGTCACGCTCGGGACCAGCTACGGCGCCACGACCGAGGTGACGAAGGGCCTCGCCGACGGCGACCAGGTCGTCGTCACCGTCCCCGGCCGCGTCGCCGGGTCCAACCCGTCGGGGCGCGCCGGGAGCGGCGGCGGCTCCGGGGGCGGGGGCTACGGCGGCGGCGGGTTCGGCGGGGGCGGCTTCGGCGGGGGCGGCTTCGGCGGGGGCGGCGCGGGCACCAGCGGGCGGACCGGCGGCACCGGGGCCGGCACGGACGGGGGCACCCGGTGA